AACGACCGTGTCTCGACCCCGCCCATCCCGACCACGAACTCTCGGATGCCGTCGGCCGCGACCCTCCCGGACGGTCGCTTCCTCGCGAATCGTTCGTAGTCGTGGTCGTGCCCGTTCAGGATCACGTCGACACCGTTCGCATAAGCGGTGCGCCACCAGGCGGCGACGCCCTGCTGATTCCCGTTCTGGCCCGAGCTCCACCGCGGGTGGTGGAAGAAGAGGAGCTCGCACCGGCGGTCGTCGCTCGAGAGCACGGTGGCGAGGCGGGTCCGCTGGCGCGCGATGCGGACGTTGGAATCCAGGGAGACGACGAGCCAGCTCCCGAGCACGAACGACCGGACCCTCCCTGCCTGCACGTGGAAGTAGGACTCGTATCCGGCAGCGCCCCGCGTCATCCAGTCGTGGTTGCCCGGGCTCGGCCTGGTGATGCTCCGGAACCGTCCCCACGTGGGCTCGTAGTATCGGTTGAATTGGCTCCCCGTTCCGTCGGGGTAGGCGTGATCGCCGACCGTGAGCACGAAGTCGGGGTCGAGGGCGATCACT
This Actinomycetota bacterium DNA region includes the following protein-coding sequences:
- a CDS encoding metallophosphoesterase, whose product is MARIVTFALSVTFTLATVTPAEAVHVVVAGDIGSSGSGDTQTADRVIALDPDFVLTVGDHAYPDGTGSQFNRYYEPTWGRFRSITRPSPGNHDWMTRGAAGYESYFHVQAGRVRSFVLGSWLVVSLDSNVRIARQRTRLATVLSSDDRRCELLFFHHPRWSSGQNGNQQGVAAWWRTAYANGVDVILNGHDHDYERFARKRPSGRVAADGIREFVVGMGGVETRSFSSRKSGSQKRITGNDNWGVLDLALRPGAYRWRFIDADSGDRLDAGLSRCHA